In Oryzihumus leptocrescens, the following are encoded in one genomic region:
- a CDS encoding DUF5987 family protein, producing MSPRLSRRQLLQGMVAAIALLEAGAAPAARAAGLGDLVPTGVALLPPGVAPTLGAFADTLIPGEKRSLGDRVVAGAAPGAGAVQAGALALLTMPEAGMELLLPELSTLLNAEATAWAAAHAIVPDPTVPPMVALPFEARTGLVGSLLDPAHADQQVWILLALMTFIAFHTAGFEHTQEAVAHHHPGLSRLRFPAPDPDGLYRFPAFSYARQLADCHPATTASGSPA from the coding sequence GTGAGTCCCCGGTTGAGCCGCCGCCAGCTGCTCCAGGGGATGGTCGCCGCGATCGCCCTGCTCGAGGCCGGGGCGGCTCCGGCTGCCCGGGCGGCCGGGCTGGGCGACCTCGTGCCCACCGGGGTGGCGCTGCTGCCGCCGGGCGTGGCCCCGACCCTGGGCGCGTTTGCCGACACGCTCATCCCTGGGGAGAAGCGCAGCCTCGGCGACCGGGTCGTGGCCGGCGCCGCCCCCGGCGCCGGAGCCGTCCAGGCCGGCGCGCTGGCACTGCTGACGATGCCCGAGGCCGGGATGGAGCTGCTGCTGCCCGAGCTGTCGACCCTGCTCAACGCGGAGGCCACCGCGTGGGCGGCCGCGCACGCGATCGTGCCCGACCCCACTGTCCCGCCGATGGTGGCCCTGCCCTTCGAGGCCCGCACCGGGCTGGTCGGGAGCCTGCTCGACCCCGCGCACGCCGACCAGCAGGTGTGGATCCTGTTGGCCCTCATGACCTTCATCGCCTTCCACACGGCGGGCTTCGAGCACACGCAGGAGGCGGTGGCCCACCACCACCCGGGGCTGTCCCGGCTGCGCTTCCCGGCGCCGGACCCCGACGGCCTCTACCGCTTCCCGGCGTTCTCCTACGCGCGGCAGCTAGCCGACTGCCACCCGGCCACCACGGCGAGCGGGAGCCCGGCGTGA
- a CDS encoding GMC family oxidoreductase N-terminal domain-containing protein — translation MTVERCDVVVIGSGFGGAIPAYHLAAGGADVVVLERGPRMATEEFTHDLRLGTYTRFVDLVQGDGMTVVAGNCVGGSSVVYFAASLRAPGFVFERTRGTGIRQWPRALTRSALDPWYDRVEETLPVAQQDWDDVPYAGGLFAAACHRAGRTCNPVPVAVDLARCTNCNWMLNGCRFGAKRSMLLNYLPAAEAHGADVRPLHEVQTIAPATTPGYRYRVAWTAVDPADPRVPAGAGAIEARVVVLAAGAMGTPVVLQRSAALLGGVPTAVGRYFSGNGDRVSVAVMDEDRVRDLLSLERAPGVAYDALHIGKPIGSMSFDGLDAGAPEFDRFSLQQIYFPTITNILGQTGGDPGWYGVGKKAMTDRWRSWLTLLAMTEDDNEGTFGPPPPTGSFTRVASSLAKGQLTYRPTARTRQGWDAADAEVRAVVEQDGLAQWQPWTSDAGALSAHPLGSCRLGDDPASSALGSNHELRGHPGLFVTDGSAVPTSLCVNPSLTIAALAERAAPAIVASAAEAGAEVRYGAPAPSGETAGRRAVLPLLRR, via the coding sequence GTGACCGTCGAGCGGTGTGACGTCGTCGTCATCGGCAGCGGCTTCGGGGGTGCCATCCCGGCCTACCACCTCGCGGCCGGCGGCGCCGACGTCGTCGTGCTCGAGCGCGGCCCGCGGATGGCCACCGAGGAGTTCACCCACGACCTGCGCCTGGGGACGTACACCCGGTTCGTCGACCTGGTCCAGGGCGACGGGATGACCGTCGTCGCCGGCAACTGCGTCGGGGGCTCGAGCGTGGTGTACTTCGCGGCCTCGCTGCGCGCGCCCGGCTTCGTCTTCGAGCGGACCCGCGGCACCGGCATACGGCAGTGGCCGCGTGCGCTGACCCGGTCCGCGCTGGACCCGTGGTACGACCGGGTCGAGGAGACGCTGCCGGTCGCGCAGCAGGACTGGGACGACGTGCCGTATGCCGGCGGGCTGTTCGCGGCGGCCTGCCACCGGGCCGGGCGCACCTGCAACCCGGTGCCGGTGGCTGTTGACCTGGCCCGGTGCACCAACTGCAACTGGATGCTCAACGGCTGCCGGTTCGGGGCCAAGCGCTCGATGCTGCTCAACTACCTTCCCGCCGCCGAGGCCCACGGGGCCGACGTGCGCCCGCTGCACGAGGTGCAGACCATCGCCCCGGCGACCACGCCCGGTTACCGCTACCGGGTGGCCTGGACCGCGGTCGACCCGGCCGACCCCCGGGTGCCCGCCGGTGCGGGGGCGATCGAGGCGCGCGTGGTGGTGCTGGCCGCGGGCGCCATGGGCACGCCGGTGGTGCTGCAGCGCTCGGCCGCGCTGCTGGGCGGCGTGCCTACGGCGGTCGGCAGGTACTTCAGCGGCAACGGCGACCGGGTCAGCGTCGCCGTGATGGACGAGGACCGGGTTCGCGACCTGCTCAGCCTGGAGCGGGCGCCGGGCGTGGCCTACGACGCCCTGCACATCGGCAAGCCGATCGGTTCGATGTCCTTCGACGGCCTGGATGCGGGCGCACCGGAGTTCGACCGCTTCTCGCTGCAGCAGATCTACTTCCCGACGATCACCAACATCCTCGGGCAGACCGGCGGGGACCCGGGCTGGTACGGCGTGGGCAAGAAGGCCATGACCGACAGGTGGCGCTCGTGGCTGACCCTGCTGGCGATGACCGAGGACGACAACGAGGGCACGTTCGGCCCCCCGCCACCGACCGGCAGCTTCACCCGGGTGGCGTCCTCCCTGGCCAAGGGGCAGCTGACCTACCGGCCGACCGCGCGCACCCGGCAGGGCTGGGACGCCGCCGACGCGGAGGTGCGGGCCGTCGTCGAGCAGGACGGGCTCGCGCAGTGGCAGCCGTGGACCTCGGATGCCGGCGCCCTGTCCGCGCACCCGCTCGGCTCGTGCCGGCTCGGTGACGACCCGGCGAGCTCGGCGCTGGGCAGCAACCACGAGCTGCGCGGCCACCCCGGCCTGTTCGTCACGGACGGGTCCGCGGTGCCGACCTCCTTGTGCGTCAACCCGTCGCTGACCATCGCCGCGCTCGCCGAGCGGGCCGCCCCGGCGATCGTCGCCAGCGCGGCCGAGGCGGGGGCGGAGGTGCGCTACGGCGCGCCGGCCCCGAGCGGGGAGACCGCCGGGCGGCGCGCGGTGCTGCCCCTGCTGCGCCGGTGA
- a CDS encoding GH25 family lysozyme codes for MRHFRHTLSPRARRARRALTGAVALLVLTAGPAGASVYGPDVSSYQHVTGYTLDWGQAHAVGGAAFAFVKATEGPYPSSPYTNPNFAKDFATLGALGMMRGAYHFARPSGSTDPQIIASATAQATYFATAVGPLNHPGDLPPVLDLEQNGRLTPTQLALWTQTWLTQVQQRTGRLPMIYAGPSFWSTSMAGSKAFAGYPLWVASFSATQPAPFGGWTSWTFWQYTDQATLPGFSAPLDMSLFNGSAAQLAAMANGAPAPAAVSAPAPSRFPLLTADALKTTLVANYGRLLRPDVAGQPVAAVKVAAVKAVQQVIKVDNDGAFGPQTAAALTAWQKAHQVPGSGQVDLATWNALLASVGAPIPAPNPTPPPTPTPAPQPTPAPTPAPTPAPKPTPAASPLLPWVHTVLRTGARGPAVVALQKALHITPDGSFGPATAKALIAWKRSHRLTATAVVDATTWTALVRATTPVAPAPAPAPTQSLHAYAGTVLRVGSRGPAVAALQKALHLGADGVFGQLTKAAVVRLQQVHHLPATGVVDARTWKALGA; via the coding sequence ATGCGTCACTTCCGTCACACGCTCAGCCCCCGGGCGCGCCGTGCCCGCCGGGCGCTGACCGGCGCGGTGGCGCTGCTCGTCCTGACCGCCGGGCCGGCCGGTGCCTCCGTCTACGGCCCGGACGTGTCGAGCTACCAGCACGTCACCGGCTACACCCTCGACTGGGGCCAGGCCCACGCTGTCGGCGGCGCGGCGTTCGCGTTCGTCAAGGCGACCGAAGGTCCGTACCCGAGCAGCCCGTACACGAACCCGAACTTCGCCAAGGACTTCGCCACCCTTGGGGCGCTCGGCATGATGCGCGGGGCCTACCACTTCGCCCGCCCGTCGGGCAGCACGGACCCCCAGATCATCGCGTCGGCCACCGCGCAGGCGACGTACTTCGCGACCGCGGTCGGGCCGCTCAACCACCCCGGCGACCTGCCCCCGGTGCTGGACCTGGAGCAGAACGGCAGGCTCACCCCGACCCAGCTCGCCCTGTGGACCCAGACGTGGCTCACCCAGGTGCAGCAGCGCACCGGACGACTGCCGATGATCTACGCCGGGCCCTCCTTCTGGTCCACCTCCATGGCGGGGTCGAAGGCCTTCGCCGGCTACCCCCTGTGGGTCGCCAGCTTCTCCGCCACCCAGCCCGCGCCCTTCGGCGGGTGGACCTCGTGGACGTTCTGGCAGTACACCGACCAGGCGACACTCCCGGGGTTCAGCGCGCCCCTGGACATGAGCCTGTTCAACGGCAGCGCCGCCCAGCTGGCGGCAATGGCCAACGGTGCGCCGGCGCCGGCAGCGGTGAGCGCGCCCGCACCGAGCCGGTTCCCGCTGCTGACCGCCGACGCCTTGAAGACCACGCTCGTGGCCAACTACGGGCGCCTCCTGAGACCGGACGTCGCCGGGCAGCCGGTCGCCGCGGTGAAGGTCGCCGCGGTGAAGGCGGTCCAGCAGGTGATCAAGGTGGACAACGACGGCGCCTTCGGCCCGCAGACCGCGGCAGCGCTGACCGCCTGGCAGAAGGCGCACCAGGTGCCGGGCTCCGGACAGGTCGACCTGGCCACCTGGAACGCCCTGCTCGCCTCCGTCGGCGCCCCGATCCCGGCCCCCAACCCGACGCCTCCCCCGACTCCCACCCCGGCGCCGCAGCCGACTCCGGCTCCCACGCCGGCCCCGACGCCTGCGCCCAAGCCGACCCCGGCGGCCAGCCCGCTGCTGCCGTGGGTCCACACCGTGCTGCGCACCGGCGCCAGGGGACCGGCGGTGGTCGCCCTGCAGAAGGCGCTGCACATCACGCCCGACGGCAGCTTCGGCCCTGCGACGGCCAAGGCGCTGATCGCCTGGAAGAGGTCCCACCGCCTGACCGCCACCGCCGTCGTCGACGCCACCACGTGGACCGCGCTCGTCAGGGCGACCACGCCGGTGGCACCGGCCCCTGCGCCGGCGCCCACGCAGTCGCTGCACGCCTACGCCGGGACGGTCCTGCGGGTGGGCTCGCGCGGCCCGGCCGTGGCCGCGCTGCAGAAGGCTCTCCACCTCGGCGCCGACGGGGTGTTCGGTCAGCTGACCAAGGCTGCCGTCGTCCGGCTGCAGCAGGTCCACCACCTGCCGGCGACGGGCGTGGTCGACGCACGCACGTGGAAGGCCCTCGGCGCCTGA
- a CDS encoding DUF4232 domain-containing protein: MPTHRIVVVRGLLALTAVTALAGCGPDSATTRAAAPRASSSVPRSAAPAPSGAGASQGSASRVSASPATEAPTTAAASTAGMPCRGQALAGRLASSDGAAGHLHLVVALRNIGGMECTLDGFPTVGLVAEDGSALPVRATHDGDLAFPARTPSTVVLAPGEVASFDLGFSHVPADGQTACPAAQSLAVTAPGDSHPVPVQAAADPCDGGHLAVSPLVAGDQGSVG; this comes from the coding sequence TTGCCAACCCACCGCATCGTCGTCGTCCGAGGGCTGCTCGCCCTCACCGCCGTGACTGCGCTCGCCGGCTGCGGCCCGGACTCGGCCACGACCCGCGCCGCGGCGCCCAGGGCGTCCTCTTCCGTGCCGCGCTCCGCCGCCCCGGCGCCGTCCGGAGCCGGCGCGTCGCAGGGCAGCGCCTCCCGGGTGAGCGCGTCACCGGCCACGGAGGCACCCACCACCGCCGCGGCATCCACCGCCGGTATGCCGTGTCGCGGGCAGGCGCTCGCCGGTCGCCTCGCGAGCTCGGACGGGGCTGCCGGCCACCTGCACCTCGTGGTGGCGCTGCGCAACATCGGGGGCATGGAGTGCACCCTCGACGGGTTCCCCACGGTGGGGCTCGTGGCCGAGGACGGGTCGGCCCTGCCCGTGCGCGCCACGCATGACGGGGACCTGGCCTTCCCCGCCAGGACACCGTCCACGGTCGTGCTCGCCCCCGGCGAGGTGGCCTCCTTCGACCTCGGCTTCAGCCACGTGCCCGCGGATGGGCAGACGGCCTGCCCGGCGGCCCAGTCGCTGGCCGTCACCGCGCCGGGGGACAGTCACCCCGTCCCGGTCCAGGCCGCCGCCGACCCCTGCGACGGCGGCCACCTGGCCGTGTCACCGCTCGTGGCCGGGGACCAGGGCAGCGTCGGCTGA
- a CDS encoding GNAT family N-acetyltransferase: protein MDAAPALPEDWTSSSPDASDVADLLDLLRRHERTARGWPSASRAAVETDVCGRGAATRRHLLLRDGSGVARGWATVHDRAAARVVIAVVVDPDLDAASADDVAAYLFEWAREQAADLGRERGVELTQMDSGAFADDPRQQLWLTGRGFLRMRSWWQMSRPVTPEEGNEDAFPPPGEGVIVRLVAREGDAMPDEEDLRTVHDILETSFTDHFNSHQESFDEFVARLREDPGHRWDHWWIAELERDGMTPLPVGALVGSVSPGTDGEPDGSYVEYLGVLAAARGRGVARSLLHAVIADAARRGRDRVGLEVDADSPTGATALYEAVGFATKYVTQSWHRDLPVA from the coding sequence ATGGACGCCGCCCCAGCCCTTCCGGAGGACTGGACGTCCTCCTCCCCCGACGCATCAGACGTCGCCGACCTGCTCGACCTGCTGCGCCGCCACGAGCGCACCGCTCGCGGCTGGCCGTCGGCCTCGCGCGCGGCCGTGGAGACCGACGTCTGCGGTCGCGGCGCCGCGACCCGGCGCCACCTGCTGCTCCGCGACGGCTCGGGCGTGGCGCGGGGGTGGGCCACCGTGCACGACCGGGCCGCAGCCCGCGTCGTCATCGCCGTGGTCGTCGACCCGGACCTGGACGCCGCTAGCGCGGACGACGTCGCGGCATACCTGTTCGAGTGGGCGCGCGAGCAGGCAGCCGACCTCGGCCGGGAGCGTGGCGTCGAGCTGACCCAGATGGACAGCGGTGCCTTCGCCGACGACCCGCGCCAGCAGCTGTGGCTGACCGGGCGTGGCTTCCTGCGCATGCGCTCGTGGTGGCAGATGAGCCGGCCTGTGACGCCGGAGGAGGGCAACGAGGACGCGTTCCCGCCGCCGGGTGAGGGCGTGATCGTGCGCCTCGTGGCCCGCGAGGGCGACGCCATGCCGGACGAGGAGGACCTGCGCACGGTCCACGACATCCTCGAGACCTCGTTCACCGACCACTTCAACTCCCACCAGGAGTCCTTCGACGAGTTCGTGGCCCGGCTGCGCGAGGACCCCGGGCACCGTTGGGACCACTGGTGGATCGCCGAGCTGGAGCGGGACGGCATGACGCCGCTCCCGGTCGGCGCCCTCGTCGGGTCGGTCTCCCCCGGCACCGACGGGGAGCCGGACGGCAGCTACGTGGAGTACCTCGGGGTGCTGGCTGCTGCGCGGGGCCGTGGCGTGGCCCGCTCGTTGCTGCACGCCGTCATCGCCGATGCGGCGCGCCGCGGGCGTGACCGGGTGGGCCTCGAGGTCGACGCGGACAGCCCCACCGGAGCCACCGCGCTGTACGAGGCGGTCGGGTTCGCCACGAAGTACGTCACCCAGTCCTGGCACCGCGACCTGCCGGTGGCCTGA
- a CDS encoding MFS transporter: MSEPGRDEEGTWLSPGVAGVGAASFFSDAGHELATSVLPAFLTSTLHAGPAALGAVEGVSDALIGLSKLAGGPLAADPRRRGRLASGGYLGTAVATAAIGVTTAVWQVGLLRAVAWVSRGIRSPARDMLLTSLVPPAAYGRAFGVERAGDNAGAVLGPLLAAVLVAALGLRHAILLAFIPGVLAAACITVAARAARRSVLPAEGRRRLSFNLAELRRQGLARVLVPATLFEFGHLAATLLILRATDLLHGPAAGGRSLTAATSLVIVLYAAHNAMAAVASVVGGHLIDRRGARWVFAGGGALYVLAYLTFAREQHGVLLLAAGFLLAGTGIGLAETAESVLVARALPESLRSNGFGVLGLVQSLGDLGATAVTGLLWALVSPQVAFLYATTWMVGSVLAALTVRARPSATAPRQD, encoded by the coding sequence GTGAGCGAGCCCGGCCGCGACGAGGAGGGCACCTGGCTCAGCCCGGGGGTCGCCGGCGTCGGCGCGGCCTCGTTCTTCAGCGACGCCGGCCACGAGCTGGCCACCAGCGTGCTGCCCGCCTTCCTCACCTCGACCCTGCACGCCGGCCCCGCCGCGCTCGGCGCGGTCGAGGGTGTCTCGGACGCCCTCATCGGGCTGAGCAAGCTGGCCGGCGGCCCGCTGGCGGCCGACCCGCGACGGCGCGGCCGGCTGGCCTCGGGCGGCTACCTCGGGACCGCCGTCGCGACCGCCGCGATCGGGGTGACCACGGCCGTCTGGCAGGTCGGACTGCTCCGTGCCGTGGCGTGGGTCTCCCGGGGCATCCGGTCGCCCGCACGGGACATGCTGCTGACCTCGCTGGTCCCCCCGGCCGCCTACGGCCGGGCGTTCGGGGTGGAGCGCGCCGGGGACAACGCCGGCGCGGTCCTCGGCCCGCTGCTCGCGGCGGTGCTCGTGGCCGCGCTCGGCCTGCGCCACGCCATCCTGCTGGCGTTCATCCCCGGCGTGCTGGCGGCGGCATGCATCACCGTGGCGGCGCGGGCCGCACGCCGGTCGGTGCTCCCGGCGGAGGGGCGCCGCCGGCTGTCGTTCAACCTCGCCGAGCTCCGGCGGCAGGGCCTGGCCCGCGTGCTCGTCCCGGCGACCCTGTTCGAGTTCGGCCACCTCGCGGCGACCCTGCTGATCCTGCGGGCCACGGACCTGCTGCACGGCCCGGCCGCCGGCGGGCGCAGCCTGACGGCCGCGACCAGCCTGGTGATCGTGCTCTACGCCGCGCACAACGCGATGGCGGCCGTGGCCTCTGTCGTCGGCGGGCACCTCATCGACCGTCGCGGCGCACGATGGGTCTTCGCCGGCGGCGGAGCCCTCTACGTCCTGGCCTACCTGACCTTCGCCCGGGAGCAGCACGGCGTCCTGCTGCTCGCCGCGGGCTTCCTGCTCGCAGGCACCGGGATCGGCCTGGCGGAGACCGCCGAGTCCGTCCTGGTGGCCCGCGCCCTGCCCGAGTCGTTGCGCAGCAACGGGTTCGGCGTGCTCGGGCTGGTCCAGTCGCTGGGCGACCTCGGCGCCACCGCCGTCACAGGCCTCCTGTGGGCACTGGTGTCGCCGCAGGTCGCGTTCCTCTACGCCACCACCTGGATGGTGGGGTCGGTGCTCGCGGCACTGACGGTGCGGGCCCGCCCCTCCGCCACCGCACCCCGCCAGGACTGA
- a CDS encoding fluoride efflux transporter FluC: protein MTVLLVVAGAAVGAPLRFLTDRWVQGRHDSVFPWGTFAVNVVGCLVMGAVSGAVGAGAPVALRTGLGTGFCGALTTYSTFSYETLRLAEDDARLLAAANVVGSIVVGVAAAFLGVWLGRTVWG from the coding sequence GTGACGGTGCTCCTGGTCGTGGCCGGCGCGGCGGTCGGCGCCCCGCTGCGCTTCCTCACCGACCGGTGGGTGCAGGGCCGGCACGACAGCGTCTTCCCGTGGGGGACCTTCGCGGTCAACGTCGTCGGGTGCCTGGTGATGGGCGCCGTGAGCGGTGCGGTGGGGGCCGGTGCCCCGGTGGCCCTGCGCACCGGCCTCGGCACCGGCTTCTGCGGTGCCCTCACCACCTACTCCACGTTCTCCTACGAGACGCTGCGCCTGGCCGAGGACGACGCCCGGCTCCTCGCTGCCGCCAACGTCGTCGGGAGCATCGTCGTCGGCGTCGCCGCCGCCTTCCTCGGGGTGTGGCTGGGCAGGACGGTGTGGGGGTGA
- a CDS encoding DUF190 domain-containing protein has translation MRLHGPALRLTVMVGESDRWHHKPLYTEVVHRAHRAGLAGATVLRGIEGFGASSRIHTTRLLSLSEDLPVVVVIVDTADRVRAFLPELEELVDEGLVTLEECEVVRYAGREPEQHVAPDEEHR, from the coding sequence ATGAGGCTCCACGGACCGGCCCTGCGGTTGACCGTCATGGTCGGCGAGTCCGACCGGTGGCACCACAAGCCGCTCTACACCGAGGTCGTCCACCGGGCACACCGCGCCGGCCTGGCCGGTGCCACGGTGCTGCGCGGCATCGAGGGCTTCGGCGCGTCCAGCCGGATCCACACCACGCGGCTGCTGAGCCTCAGCGAGGACCTGCCCGTGGTGGTCGTCATCGTCGACACCGCGGACCGGGTCCGGGCGTTCCTGCCCGAGCTCGAGGAGCTGGTCGACGAGGGCCTGGTCACCCTCGAGGAGTGCGAGGTCGTGCGGTATGCCGGCCGCGAGCCGGAGCAGCACGTCGCGCCGGACGAGGAGCACCGGTGA
- the crcB gene encoding fluoride efflux transporter CrcB, with product MPSRPRLSAREPVDPDVDDRPARPPRRSSRRRPSPRPGHLHDEATLLGTIAVGGALGAVARFLAGRAWGTGGAAFPWTTLTVNVVGCALIGVLMVLVTDVWTGRRLLRPFVGTGVLGGFTTFSTYAVDIQRLATGGRVPIALAYLVVTVVAALAAVWVAAVGTRALVERRAR from the coding sequence GTGCCATCCCGTCCCCGGCTGTCCGCCCGCGAGCCGGTCGACCCCGACGTCGACGACCGCCCGGCCCGTCCACCGCGGCGGTCCTCGCGCCGCCGCCCCTCCCCCCGCCCGGGTCACCTGCACGACGAGGCCACCCTGCTGGGCACCATCGCGGTCGGCGGCGCGCTCGGCGCCGTCGCCCGGTTCCTCGCCGGGCGCGCCTGGGGCACCGGCGGGGCGGCCTTCCCGTGGACGACGTTGACCGTCAACGTCGTCGGGTGCGCCCTGATCGGGGTGCTCATGGTGCTGGTCACCGACGTGTGGACCGGACGGCGCCTGCTGCGGCCGTTCGTCGGCACGGGCGTCCTCGGCGGCTTCACCACCTTCTCGACCTACGCGGTCGACATCCAGCGGCTCGCCACCGGCGGTCGCGTGCCCATCGCCCTGGCCTACCTGGTCGTCACCGTCGTCGCCGCCCTGGCCGCGGTGTGGGTGGCCGCGGTCGGCACGCGGGCGCTCGTCGAGAGGAGGGCCCGATGA